The Canis lupus dingo isolate Sandy chromosome 26, ASM325472v2, whole genome shotgun sequence genome has a segment encoding these proteins:
- the SPPL3 gene encoding signal peptide peptidase-like 3 isoform X4, with product MNKSVDDGIQTIDSTQALFLPIGASVSLLVMFFFFDSVQVVFTICTAVLATIAFAFLLLPMCQYLTRPCSPQNKISFGCCGRFTAAELLSFSLSVMLVLIWVLTGHWLLMDALAMGLCVAMIAFVRLPSLKVSCLLLSGLLIYDVFWVFFSAYIFNSNVMVKVATQPADNPLDVLSRKLHLGPNVGRDVPRLSLPGKLVFPSSTGSHFSMLGIGDIVMPGLLLCFVLRYDNYKKQANGDSCGASGPANISGRMQKVSYFHCTLIGYFVGLLTATVASRIHRAAQPALLYLVPFTLLPLLTMAYLKGDLRRMWSEPFHSKSSSSRFLEV from the exons ATGAATAAATCTGTAGATGATG gtATCCAAACTATTGACTCTACCCAGGCGCTGTTCCTTCCAATTGGAGCATCTGTCTCTCTCCTAGTAATGTTCTTCTTCTTTGACTCAGTTCAAGTAGTTTTTACAATATGTACAGCAG ttcttGCAACAATAGCTtttgctttcctcctcctcccgaTGTGCCAGTATTTAACAAGACCCTGTTCACCTCAGAATAA GATTTCCTTTGGTTGCTGTGGGCGTTTCACTGCTGCTGAATTATTAtcattctctctgtctgtcatgctCGTCCTTATCTGGGTTCTCACTGGCCATTGGCTTCTCATGGATG ccctggccatGGGTCTCTGTGTCGCCATGATCGCCTTTGTCCGCCTGCCCAGCCTCAAGGtgtcctgcctgcttctctcagGGCTTCTAATCTACGATGTCTTTtgg GTGTTTTTCTCTGCCTACATCTTCAATAGCAATGTCATGGTGAAGGTGGCCACGCAACCAGCTGACAATCCCCTTGATGTTCTATCCCGGAAGCTCCACCTAGGGCCCAATGTTGGACGTGATGTTCCTCGCCTGTCTCTGCCTGGAAAACTGGTCTTCCCAAG CTCCACTGGCAGTCACTTCTCTATGTTGGGCATTGGGGACATCGTGATGCCTGGACTCCTCTTGTGCTTTGTCCTGCGTTATGACAACTACAAAAAACAAGCCAATGGTGACTCCTGTGGTGCCTCTGGACCCGCCAATATCTCTGGACGCATGCAGAAGGTCTCCTACTTTCACTGCACCCTCATTGGATACTTTGTAG GTCTGCTCACTGCGACCGTGGCATCCCGCATTCACCGAGCGGCTCAGCCCGCCCTTCTCTATTTGGTGCCATTCACCTTATTGCCGCTCCTCACGATGGCCTATTTAAAG GGTGACCTTCGGCGGATGTGGTCTGAGCCATTCCACTCCAAGTCCAGCAGTTCCCGATTCCTGGAAGTATGA
- the SPPL3 gene encoding signal peptide peptidase-like 3 isoform X3: MDFENQDKEKDNSSSSGSFNGNSTNNSIQTIDSTQALFLPIGASVSLLVMFFFFDSVQVVFTICTAVLATIAFAFLLLPMCQYLTRPCSPQNKISFGCCGRFTAAELLSFSLSVMLVLIWVLTGHWLLMDALAMGLCVAMIAFVRLPSLKVSCLLLSGLLIYDVFWVFFSAYIFNSNVMVKVATQPADNPLDVLSRKLHLGPNVGRDVPRLSLPGKLVFPSSTGSHFSMLGIGDIVMPGLLLCFVLRYDNYKKQANGDSCGASGPANISGRMQKVSYFHCTLIGYFVGLLTATVASRIHRAAQPALLYLVPFTLLPLLTMAYLKGDLRRMWSEPFHSKSSSSRFLEV; encoded by the exons gtATCCAAACTATTGACTCTACCCAGGCGCTGTTCCTTCCAATTGGAGCATCTGTCTCTCTCCTAGTAATGTTCTTCTTCTTTGACTCAGTTCAAGTAGTTTTTACAATATGTACAGCAG ttcttGCAACAATAGCTtttgctttcctcctcctcccgaTGTGCCAGTATTTAACAAGACCCTGTTCACCTCAGAATAA GATTTCCTTTGGTTGCTGTGGGCGTTTCACTGCTGCTGAATTATTAtcattctctctgtctgtcatgctCGTCCTTATCTGGGTTCTCACTGGCCATTGGCTTCTCATGGATG ccctggccatGGGTCTCTGTGTCGCCATGATCGCCTTTGTCCGCCTGCCCAGCCTCAAGGtgtcctgcctgcttctctcagGGCTTCTAATCTACGATGTCTTTtgg GTGTTTTTCTCTGCCTACATCTTCAATAGCAATGTCATGGTGAAGGTGGCCACGCAACCAGCTGACAATCCCCTTGATGTTCTATCCCGGAAGCTCCACCTAGGGCCCAATGTTGGACGTGATGTTCCTCGCCTGTCTCTGCCTGGAAAACTGGTCTTCCCAAG CTCCACTGGCAGTCACTTCTCTATGTTGGGCATTGGGGACATCGTGATGCCTGGACTCCTCTTGTGCTTTGTCCTGCGTTATGACAACTACAAAAAACAAGCCAATGGTGACTCCTGTGGTGCCTCTGGACCCGCCAATATCTCTGGACGCATGCAGAAGGTCTCCTACTTTCACTGCACCCTCATTGGATACTTTGTAG GTCTGCTCACTGCGACCGTGGCATCCCGCATTCACCGAGCGGCTCAGCCCGCCCTTCTCTATTTGGTGCCATTCACCTTATTGCCGCTCCTCACGATGGCCTATTTAAAG GGTGACCTTCGGCGGATGTGGTCTGAGCCATTCCACTCCAAGTCCAGCAGTTCCCGATTCCTGGAAGTATGA